Proteins from one Cyprinus carpio isolate SPL01 chromosome B15, ASM1834038v1, whole genome shotgun sequence genomic window:
- the LOC109081361 gene encoding E3 ubiquitin-protein ligase rnf168-like, translating into MPPVSGLDSSPVEESSGGLKRSDCLCPVCLDIFLEPVTLPCMHTFCKPCFLETVDKSNICCPLCRKRVSTWARLNSRNKTLVNTELWRRVQDAFPTQCERRMQGIEDDDDAVTIPRPRVCQPGELRKEYEDQISKLVEEKRALEEAERRASEEYIQRLLAEEEERMAEERRRQEEQQLENDEKLARLLSQELNSGPVSETSWTAKPADKTPAKKTKPNMGDIEKFLRPAPHKQPSSSDSSPDSSLTANKENILSPPKALSARSVEDTSKQSTPVLDYSGKPSTSSSSCSQHTFVFNSPNSSSLKRKNSEVEFQTLLTKRPCESPSADSSFLSEVVLYEEALRSRWQQEEEDRRLAMRLQKELDRENSLDRRKGSADGYPLRQKPTQPSTSTNPDEENTRKSISARATARNSEKTEKRLSGTVGTTPGKSPASSPSTTVPPALKKGAKQTTLTEMFPNLSS; encoded by the exons ATGCCGCCTGTGTCTGGTCTGGACTCGAGTCCGGTTGAAGAGAGCTCCGGGGGTCTTAAACGTTCAGACTGCCTTTGTCCGGTCTGTCTGGACATATTCCTGGAGCCGGTCACTTTGCCCTGCATGCACACCTTCTGcaaaccctgctttctggaaacCGTGGACAAGTCCAACATATGCTGCCCGCTTTGCCGAAAGCGCGTGTCCACTTGGGCACGACTCAACAGTCGCAACAAGACCTTGGTGAACACGGAGCTGTGGAGACGCGTACAGGATGCTTTTCCCACTCAGTGTGAGCGGAGAATGCAGGGAATCGAGGACGACGATGATGCTG taacgaTTCCGAGACCTCGTGTGTGTCAGCCGGGAGAGCTGAGGAAAGAGTATGAGGATCAGATCAGTAAG CTGGTGGAGGAGAAGCGAGCTCTAGAGGAAGCGGAGAGGAGGGCCAGTGAGGAGTACATCCAGCGGCTCCTGGCTGAGGAGGAGGAGCGTATGGCggaggagaggaggagacaggaggagcaGCAGCTGGAGAATGATGAGAAACTGGCCAGACTGCTGAGCCAAGAGCTG aATTCAGGACCAGTCTCTGAAACATCATGGACCGCCAAACCTGCTGATAAAACACCAGCGAAGAAGACAAAACCAAACATGGGCGACATTGAGAA GTTTTTGCGTCCAGCGCCTCATAAACAGCCAAGCAGTTCTGACAGCAGCCCAGACTCCTCTCTGACGGCTAATAAG GAGAACATTCTGAGCCCTCCAAAAGCCCTCTCAGCACGATCTGTGGAGGACACAAGCAAACAGAGCACACCTGTGCTGGACTACAGCGGGAAACCCTCCACCTCCAGCTCCAGCTGCTCACAACATACTTTTGTATTTAACAGTCCGAACAGCAGTTCACTGAAAAGGAAGAATTCAGAGGTGGAGTTTCAGACTCTGCTCACTAAGAGGCCCTGTGAGTCTCCTTCAGCTGACAGCTCGTTCCTGTCTGAAGTAGTGCTGTACGAGGAGGCCTTACGGAGCCGCtggcagcaggaggaggaggaccGCAGACTGGCCATGCGACTCCAGAAGGAGCTGGACCGTGAAAACTCTTTGGACCGCAGGAAGGGTTCAGCTGACGGCTATCCGCTCCGGCAAAAACCCACTCAGCCTTCCACAAGCACAAACCCAGACGAGGAAAACACGAGAAAGAGCATCAGTGCACGGGCGACTGCGAGGAACAGTGAGAAAACTGAAAAGAGACTGTCTGGAACAGTTGGAACGACCCCTGGGAAGAGCCCTGCGTCTTCTCCTTCTACAACCGTCCCGCCTGCTTTGAAGAAGGGGGCGAAGCAGACCACCCTTACTGAGATGTTCCCCAACCTGAGCAGCTGA
- the LOC109081360 gene encoding transmembrane 4 L6 family member 5-like isoform X1, with protein MCTGHCSRSVGMALIPIAIVCMLANALLLFPDLKYQYLTENHVTREAMWCSGIWASGLLVLVAARGFTTHYEKKGCCYFTTEVLRKLGYTCLAILAAGLCFVVSGTGLVLGPLCLHNSTDGLKWGRPLKQVKTGEQLYLYAPERWPSACVEPRRVVVWNMALFSVLMAASGLQLIFCILHLLIALLEFMCRPSFCKNKVQMFTKSLVKKTSVNSLCTCSVLQIYSKIM; from the exons ATGTGTACCGGTCACTGCTCCAGGTCTGTGGGAATGGCTCTGATCCCTATAGCCATCGTCTGCATGCTGGCAAATGCACTGCTGCTGTTTCCTGATCTGAAGTATCAGTACCTGACAGAGAATCATGTGACCAGAGAGGCCATGTGGTGCTCTGGGATCTGGGCATCAGGGCTTCTG gTGCTTGTGGCTGCGCGAGGATTTACAACACACTACGAAAAGAAAGGATGCTGTTATTTTACTACTGAG gttttgcGTAAGTTGGGCTACACATGTTTGGCTATTCTGGCAGCTGGCTTGTGTTTCGTGGTGAGCGGGACAGGGCTGGTGCTGGGACCCCTCTGTTTACACAACAGCACTGATGGCCTAAAGTGGGGACGGCCATTAAAACAAGTCAAAACTGG AGAGCAGCTTTACCTCTATGCTCCGGAGCGGTGGCCATCTGCCTGTGTGGAGCCTCGACGTGTTGTGGTCTGGAATATGGCTCTTTTCTCTGTCCTCATGGCAGcgagtggccttcagctcattttCTGCATTCTTCATCTCCTCATCGCCTTACTGGAGTTCATGTGCAGACCCAGCTTCTGCAAGAATAAGGTACAGATGTTCACAAAGAGCCTTGTGAAGAAGACTTCAGTGAATTCACTGTGCACTTGTAGCGTACTTCAAATCTACTCTaagataatgtaa
- the LOC109081360 gene encoding transmembrane 4 L6 family member 5-like isoform X2, giving the protein MCTGHCSRSVGMALIPIAIVCMLANALLLFPDLKYQYLTENHVTREAMWCSGIWASGLLVLVAARGFTTHYEKKGCCYFTTEVLRKLGYTCLAILAAGLCFVVSGTGLVLGPLCLHNSTDGLKWGRPLKQVKTGEQLYLYAPERWPSACVEPRRVVVWNMALFSVLMAASGLQLIFCILHLLIALLEFMCRPSFCKNKVVPA; this is encoded by the exons ATGTGTACCGGTCACTGCTCCAGGTCTGTGGGAATGGCTCTGATCCCTATAGCCATCGTCTGCATGCTGGCAAATGCACTGCTGCTGTTTCCTGATCTGAAGTATCAGTACCTGACAGAGAATCATGTGACCAGAGAGGCCATGTGGTGCTCTGGGATCTGGGCATCAGGGCTTCTG gTGCTTGTGGCTGCGCGAGGATTTACAACACACTACGAAAAGAAAGGATGCTGTTATTTTACTACTGAG gttttgcGTAAGTTGGGCTACACATGTTTGGCTATTCTGGCAGCTGGCTTGTGTTTCGTGGTGAGCGGGACAGGGCTGGTGCTGGGACCCCTCTGTTTACACAACAGCACTGATGGCCTAAAGTGGGGACGGCCATTAAAACAAGTCAAAACTGG AGAGCAGCTTTACCTCTATGCTCCGGAGCGGTGGCCATCTGCCTGTGTGGAGCCTCGACGTGTTGTGGTCTGGAATATGGCTCTTTTCTCTGTCCTCATGGCAGcgagtggccttcagctcattttCTGCATTCTTCATCTCCTCATCGCCTTACTGGAGTTCATGTGCAGACCCAGCTTCTGCAAGAATAAG gtTGTTCCTGCTTGA